ACACTATAATGCATACACgctaaaataaaatagattcgcctgtctgcattaatttttattagaatataTCGTTGACAAAAGTCGATCGTGTAcaagtaaaatataaaaataatagcaCTCCCAAATACATCTAATGAAACTGTTCAGTGATTAAGGAAATCAGGGTAAAAAGTGATAAACCATTTATTAAGTACGTAATTCACAATTACTAATAGATTAAGAATTATCAGGGAGTAAAATTGGGCTTCCCTTCGTAAGTACACCCAGATCTTTGTATGATTTGGGTTGCAGCCCATACTGCACATTTTATGCAGATATCTATGCTTTTACCTTGTATAAGTTGTGCCAAGAAACCtaaaatgcataaatatttgtTAACGCCATTGAGAGAATTTCCAGCTTAGTGTTAAATGTAAAGACAATGGAAATCTACCTCCTACAAAAGCATCTCCTGCACAATTGGTATCTACAATTTTTTCCAATGGTATCCTCGTAGTAGGATACTCTATTACACTATTTTCTTTGGCCAGCAACACTTTATCAGCACCTTGTGTTATCACAACAATTCTTGGCCTCTTCTCATTCACTTTCTCCATTTGACATAATTTTAATGCGATCTCTTTCCTATCTGTGGTTTGAAAATCATTGACTTTCGCGAAGGCCTCTGCCTCTGATTCGTTACCAAATAAAATATCAACATATGGGAGAGCCGCCAGCATGGGTTTTTGATAGAATTCGCACAAAAATGGTGCGCTAAGATTCATcatgaacattttattattttcattagcgTGGTTAGCTACCGCTTGAATGGTCTCTGGACTCACAGTTAAGAAGAACCCCTACAATTTGAAGTTAAATAAATAACTTGATAATAGTAGTTCAAATATATGATTTGAAGTCTTTGCTAACGTACAGACACATAAATATATTCAGCTGCATTTATAAGATCTTTGTTTTCTACTTCCTCTATATGAGAGTATGAAAAGCAATTGGCAGCTGCTAAGTTGGCGCATAAAGATCTCTCGTTTCCAGTTATCAGAACTGCGCAGGTACCTGTGGATTCTTTATTGGTGTACTGGTAGCGTACGTTCAAGCCATCTGCCTGTGCTCTGTCTTCTAAAATTTTCGAATACTTGTCTGTTCCCACGCAACCCATGTATGTGGCCACTTTTGGCTTGTCCAGAAACCACTAAACAAGATTGCATAGATTTATTGGTGTACGAAACTTGGTACAACATTTATAAATAGTCCActatattttaatgaatttactTGTGCCACCCTCATAGTGTTCTGCACAGAACCACCAGCAATAAAgtctgcattgtatttttctaTTAATTCATCGTACATGGGTTTGTGTTTCTCTTCAGCGAGAATTGCGTTGTTCGACTTCAAGTcgtacttttttaaaaaatcgctaTCTACGATCGCTGAAATATCAAGAAGAGGATTGCCCATGCCCAGTAGGAGACCCTCTCTGAAATACATCGAAATTATTACAGCAATCGAACATGTAACTGTTACAGCAGATTATTTCATTAGCACGTAAACGAATTTCAAGAACTTTTGAGAAACGGGTTCCCTATTCTCCTGCTCCAATCCTGAGCGTTACATAACCCGCATCGTTTCTTCCATCATACAGTCAACATTTTGAAGGAAAGTGATAATTATTTAGAAGTAACGACTCGTACGTcattgaaattatagacatttttaCGAATTATACTTTCATGTCTAACCGCACGTCGCgaatacattatttttaaaaaacgtaAAACATAACCAAATTTTTCGCACGTTCCTCCGAGCACATGATCACAGACGAACATAACCTCTAACATGCATCAAGATATCGTTAACTCGACTCGAAAACAAATGAACAACAATTATTCGTAATTGTAAAATGATTACCGTAAGTCCTGCGCCATTTTTACAGTTTTTTTCGTTACTGGAAATAAAAGAGTTCCACAGGTACTGTGCACGAATGGCGACGATTCACCACTGATATTTCACAGCAATACGGTTCCTTCCTTTACGACACAGGGTCAAGTGACATCACGTGGATTTTTCAGTGGTCTTTTACATCAGAATGTTATCGCTTCGATTGTTGCTAAATCCCACGGAATATTATCTCACGATAATGTACAGTGATG
This genomic stretch from Lasioglossum baleicum chromosome 13, iyLasBale1, whole genome shotgun sequence harbors:
- the LOC143214983 gene encoding uncharacterized protein LOC143214983 isoform X1; protein product: MAQDLREGLLLGMGNPLLDISAIVDSDFLKKYDLKSNNAILAEEKHKPMYDELIEKYNADFIAGGSVQNTMRVAQWFLDKPKVATYMGCVGTDKYSKILEDRAQADGLNVRYQYTNKESTGTCAVLITGNERSLCANLAAANCFSYSHIEEVENKDLINAAEYIYVSGFFLTVSPETIQAVANHANENNKMFMMNLSAPFLCEFYQKPMLAALPYVDILFGNESEAEAFAKVNDFQTTDRKEIALKLCQMEKVNEKRPRIVVITQGADKVLLAKENSVIEYPTTRIPLEKIVDTNCAGDAFVGGFLAQLIQGKSIDICIKCAVWAATQIIQRSGCTYEGKPNFTP
- the LOC143214983 gene encoding uncharacterized protein LOC143214983 isoform X2 — protein: MPGFSSVGTFKIFIGNLADKTSNADIKPLFEKYGKVIECDVVKNYGFVHMENEEAGRNAIQNLNGHVVHGQPIKCEAAKSRKGPNTPTTKIFVGNLTDNTKAPQVRELFAKYGTVVECDIVRNYGFVHLEATGDVNDAIKELNGQMVDGQPMKVQISTSRVRQRPGMGDPEQCYRCGRGGHWSKECPKGGMGGGPDRNGYRERMFGRDPYPPPPPPPFLRDRLMGGGRFGDYESYYDRRGFEDTRDLYERRFTGMTGPCDMGSSMCGLDFPPMTMPPLPPRRDPMPPMPPLGMGSMRDTGFSRGNEYGMFSRRSPPPSGNNGRFREGLLLGMGNPLLDISAIVDSDFLKKYDLKSNNAILAEEKHKPMYDELIEKYNADFIAGGSVQNTMRVAQWFLDKPKVATYMGCVGTDKYSKILEDRAQADGLNVRYQYTNKESTGTCAVLITGNERSLCANLAAANCFSYSHIEEVENKDLINAAEYIYVSGFFLTVSPETIQAVANHANENNKMFMMNLSAPFLCEFYQKPMLAALPYVDILFGNESEAEAFAKVNDFQTTDRKEIALKLCQMEKVNEKRPRIVVITQGADKVLLAKENSVIEYPTTRIPLEKIVDTNCAGDAFVGGFLAQLIQGKSIDICIKCAVWAATQIIQRSGCTYEGKPNFTP